The Acidimicrobiales bacterium genomic interval GGTTGGCCTGCGATTCGCCGGCAAACGCGTCCTTGAGGTTCTGGTGGGTCTTCGTGCCCTGGAGGCTCATGAACTTCTCCTTGGAGGATGGTCAGTGACCGTTGGTTTCGCCGACCGCGCGGGTCGACATCCGGACTCTAGCACTTTCTGGACTGATTCCAACTTTGTTGTCAGTCTTGATCTGGCGCGCTTATACTTGGATTTCATGTATCCGTCATTGCTGGAGCGTCTAAGGGACAGGGGCTATCGCCTCACGTCGCAGCGTCGCGTCGTGGCCGAGGTTCTCGACGGCGACCACGTTCACATGACGGCCGACGAAGTGCTCGAGGCGGCGGTGGGCAGGCTCCCCGAGATCAGCCGTGCGACGGTGTACAACACCTTGCGCGAGCTGACCGAGTTGGGAGAGGTCCTCGAGCTCAATCTCGACGGCCGCTCTAAGCGCTACGACCCCAACGTCACCCGCGCTCACCACCACCTGGTGTGTGACGGCTGCGGAATGGTGTTCGACGTGCAGTTCGAGGTCGAGGCTCCGGCGCTCGCGGCGACCGAAACCCACGGCATGAAGCTGGGCCGGGCCGAAATCGTTCACCACGGTACTTGCCCGACCTGCACCAACTAGGCCAACCTTTGGCATGAGCCAAACCCCTGACCCGCTTTCCCTGCTGCCGATTTTCGCCGACCTCTCGAAGTCGGACATGAAGCGCGTCAACAAACTGATGGCCGAGACGGTCGTCAAAGCCGGGCGCAACCTCGTCACCGAGGGCACCGTGGGACGTGAGGTGTTCGTGATCCGCGACGGCAAGGCGACGGTTCGCAAGGGGTCGCGTGTCATCGCCACCGTCGGTCCGGGCGATGTCGTCGGCGAAGGTTCACTGATCTCGGGCGAGCCCCGCAGCGCCACCGTCACCGCCGACACCGACATGACGGTCGAGGTGCTCGATCGGCGCGAGTTCTCGTCGCTGCTCGAGGAGTTCCCCGGCATCGCCCGAAAGATCCTCGCCGCCACGATGCGCCATCTCCACACCGTTGATCCTTCGGTGGCTCACTGACCCTGGGCGACGAGGGTGCGGTCCCTCATATCGGAACACTAAACGAGGGCTCACTTCACGCTGCCCTGAAGCAGATGTACGCCCGGCCCGGCGATCGGTTCGAGGCCCA includes:
- a CDS encoding Fur family transcriptional regulator gives rise to the protein MYPSLLERLRDRGYRLTSQRRVVAEVLDGDHVHMTADEVLEAAVGRLPEISRATVYNTLRELTELGEVLELNLDGRSKRYDPNVTRAHHHLVCDGCGMVFDVQFEVEAPALAATETHGMKLGRAEIVHHGTCPTCTN
- a CDS encoding cyclic nucleotide-binding domain-containing protein — translated: MSQTPDPLSLLPIFADLSKSDMKRVNKLMAETVVKAGRNLVTEGTVGREVFVIRDGKATVRKGSRVIATVGPGDVVGEGSLISGEPRSATVTADTDMTVEVLDRREFSSLLEEFPGIARKILAATMRHLHTVDPSVAH